TGGGTTCAAAAGGATCTACAGGCATCAAGAGCATCTTCCTCGTAGGATGTTCCAGACAGAATGTCATTCTGGAAAAAGGACAAACAATGTGGTTACGGTGCGTTTGTATTACTTATGCAGAATGCACAGCAACTAGTATAATAGATGATAGCATGCAAGAAAATGAAATTAAAATCTACCATATCCAGAAGCACTCCTTCCAAAATACCGTATCCAGAAAAATAGGCACACTGAACATTGTCGAAAACAAAGAGATGGAACAAAGTTAAGTACCTATAGTTCTTATAATCACCCCGGAGAACTTTGATTGCTTCGATAACAATGAGACCAGCTATTATAGCATTTGTTGTTGCCACAGCATGAACTATATTCCCAGCAACACCTTTAGCTTCAAAAAGGCTATGCAGCGGTATTCCGAAAGAGTATGCTCTGATATTAGCTGCAGTACTAACAAACTCAACTGCTAGCTGGTCATCCTTATCAAAAATCAAGTTACCAACTTCCTGAAATCAGAAAACCTCGATCAGATAGAACAAATTTCTTTAAGTTCAAAGAACTTGAACATAACAGAAAACAAACCTTCTCTCTTTTTTGAAAAAATAATTTAAAAGCTTCCACAAACACTCTTGAATTGTCAGCAAGAGTCCATATCTCTTGCGGGTTTGTAAGACCCAAAGACGCCATAGCAGATGGTTCTTCATGCTCCTTTGTGCAGTCCCCTGAGATACCATTTTGCTTTAGAGCTTCCTCAGGTAATGCTTCTCTGCTGTATATCGGAGTTGGTCGTTTCCGATTCTTCCAGGTTTCTTCATTTTCCAAGGCAACTTCAATGTTGTAACCAAATACATGATCATAAATCCTCCGAGCATACTGATCAAGATCTTCATCAGCATCCCTTTTAAATACATCTGAATTTGAACTGCTGCCATCTTTTGAATGCACATTAAGGTCATTGTCTTGGTTCTTATCACCAAACAGCTTTGCAAAAAGCAGATCCTTTGCCCAAACAATGCAGTGAACAAACTACAGAAGGAAATCAATCATTAATGCCAGCATTAAAAACTGAGAAGCTACAGTAGAATCTTATTGTGTTCCAAAATATGTCACCAAAACTACCAAAAAAATGTTGAATTTTGATTGTTAACCATGTCAGAACTGTAattaccaaaacaaacaaatgaatgTTTGTTAGAAGAATGTATCTTCTGTGCATGAATTCATGCAACTCGCATTTTGAAGATTCAAAGATATGTAACATACATAAATAAATGATACAATATTGGCAGGCCCTTATAAGTAGGTCAGATAGCACCCAGTTGGAATTCCTTTTCTTGCAAGGTTCAATCAAAATTAATCTAGTGACCCAATACGAAATAAACGAACACATTTTCAAAATAAACAAGGTTACAGTGGTGTAAGGCTATGAATATTTCAATACGGAAAGAATACTTATTAAGCAATCCTTCCAAGATTTAACAAGTTTTGCATTTTTTTTAAATGCAAAACAACAGAATACTTAGCTGTGGGGAAAATGCCAGAACATAAACCAATATTATAATTATAATAAGAAAAGCAGCCTAAAAAATATTAAATGGTAGAGGTGGAAAAGGAACCTTTGATGGAGTGCTTGTAATTGTGCAGACAGGATATGATTTCGGGACAGGCTTCGGTTGGCACTCATAGCACTCTGTTTTACCCTTGACATGAACAGTAACCTGCAAAGTAGAATGGCAATTACTTTTAGTGATATATCAACTTGACCTATTTAGCAGACTCCTTGACTAGTACAGTCGGCATCTGTAGGTTGTTCACAGTTTAAATGTGTTACCAGTGAACTAGATGGATAAAACAACACTGTAGCACAGTTAACAACACAAATAACATTTAATACTGAGGAgtaagagcaactctaacagagcccgtaaatcccgccggaaccgaacttttccggtggatttacgggttcgggccaaAACTGGCGCAGATCAGCGCCCGaaaaaagtgggccggcccgaacTGAAAGTTCAGGGCCCGAGAAACTCACCGCGcggcccctattaaaagggttcgcggaggggagttcggttcggaaaccctactcccctcccgcCGCTCCCCTCCCGCCGCCGtagcccgccgccgcctccgacgAGCAATCCCGGGCGCTCGGCCTCCGCTCCGCCGCTACGGCCACCACCCCTCCGTCCGAAATGACAAGGGCAAGACCCGTGGGtaggggcggcggccgatccggcGCCGGAAGGGCAATTCACCGTCCGCCGGGCGTACGGGCGGAGACGGAGCGCGGCAGGCGGGCGCGCGCTCGACGGCGCATGGAAGCGGGCCGGCCACAAGTGGCCGGCCGTAATGGCGGGCGCGCTCCGACGGCGCGCGGAGGCGGCTgcggcggtggaggtggctggggaaGCGGAGGAGCCCCTCGGCGACGGCGGGTGCAGCCCGCCGCTGCCGCCATTGCCCCCGAGCGGGGACAACGACGACGCAGACGGACCGCCGCTGCTCTGCGGAAGCGCCTCCGGCGCGGCCGCCATCGAGCTGGCGGCCCTCGTCGTCGCCTAGCAACCGGCGGCGGTGAAAAACCCTCCGCCGCCACCCGGTGACAGTAAAGTCGCCGGGAATCTTAATTTTTAGTGTAAATAGGTCCGTAGTACGTAATTTAGGTGCAATGCGGTTGTATTTTGCCACTATTTAGTGTGAATTATGATCGAATCCAGCGTGATCGACTGAAATCGACTTCAATCACGAAACTTGTTTTCCCGCGTCGTTTGGGTTTACAGTTTCTGTTCTGCGCCGTGCCCAAATGTGCTCTCAAATCATTTTTCGGGAGACTGAACTCCGTTTTTTCGGTTCGGACtaatacgggctctgttagagatgctctaatgacTCCAATAAATGGTATGCATTATAAATCAAGGCACACAGATGTTTGGTTTTTGACAACAAGTGCCCATGAACCACATGCTAACAACTGATATATGGCATTTTATACTGAGGAGTAATGGTTCCACTAAATGGTATGCATAATAAATCAAGGCACACAGATGTTTGGTTTTTGACAACATGAGCCCATGAGCCACATGCTAACAACTGATATATGGCATGCTCATTGGACAAGTGTTATGTACAAGTTTCTACAATATGGCACGGCCCTTGATGGTTTAAACACTTAAAAAATGTAACAATATGCATACAACTAACCAAACACATCCACAACAAACATTAACTGTTACGGAAAATTTATCATAGCTGGTTAACTGCTACCAAGAGTTGCGGTAGGTTCTATGGGCAGAAAATTTGACTTAAACTGTGCACAATTTCTACAAACAAAAAAATATGTAGGTACTAGGTACATTTCTGGGAGAGTGGGAGAGGACGCCTTATTTCCATCATTCATTCAGCTTGCCTACACCCAAAAGGTGTGTGCCTTCATGTAATTGTGCAATGGTCCAGACCAAACATTCAGCCATGTGATATAGGACTATAAAGAATGTACAAGTTGAAGGCTGTAAATTTAAGGTAAATGTTACTGCTGGCTTGctaacaaaaggaaaagaaaCTACCAAAGGTTCCTTAAAAATAGACATGGTCCAATGACTTGATATCAGAGTATCACTTCAACAGGAGTACTACCAGCAAAATAAGAAAGACCAACATACCAATACCCACAGACATCGTGATAAGGGAGATGCAGTGATGCACAGGAGATACAAAGATTACAACAACTATGATCTTTGATCGCCTCACCTGTCCAAGAAACCCAGTGGTCCCACTTTCAACCAAGGGAACTTCAGCAGCAAGGCAGAGGCGGTTGACATGCCGTCTAGCATCCAAGTTGTCAAGGCCATTCATAACGACATTAAATTGCTTGAAAAAATCAACGTTGAACTCGGAATCCTTAACATTCGCATGGTATGATTTTATATTGATATTTGGCCTAAATTTCAGAATAGCATCGCGAGCAACCTGGCAAGGTCAATGGTAGAAACAGTATAAGGATACCTCAATTATTAAAATGTCTGCAGGACATGTATATCCATCATATATCCATATGTACAAAATGTACTTACATGTGCTTTTGACTGTCCGACATGAGTCTTCCGAAATAGAAACTGCCTGTTCAGATTGCTGACCTCGATCGTGTCCAAATCAATCTGCAGTAGAGTAGAGAAACAAGAGAAGACATCACAAGTGTGTCCATCAGATTGGCTTGTGCTGGTTATCTCAGCAAGCCCTGCCAATCTCAAAGTCTCTTATGCACAAGGTACATAGACATCAGGTAACAACTGTAATGATATCGCCTTCTGTGCCAACAGTGCAGGAAACATGAGCCTCTACTGGGTTCAAGTAACACGCTATGCTATGCAGAATCTAGCAAGTGACAACCAGCGCCGTAAAATCAATACAAGCAACCAAGTAGCAGCCCAAACAGTTCACTTCTCAATTTCTCAGGTTCTAGTCAACGCTAACACCATCGCAGATCCCGCTCCTACCTCAGAGACGTACCAGCCATACACCGCACTGCTGCCCACATAGCTAGTGCGCAAACTAGATTCGAACAAACCCTAGGCATATAACAGGGAAGCGAGGAAACAACAAGGGGTGGGTCATGTATGTATGTAGCAAAGAGCGAACTCACGATGTGGATGTCGGTGAAGCCGGAGAGGGCGAGGGTCTTGAGCAGCTCGCAGCCGATGCCTCCAGCCCCGACCATGAGGACCTTGGCCGCCTGCGCAAAAGGGGGCGGCGGCGCCAGCAGGCCAGCCGAATCAGCCACCGGAATTCGACGGGTAAGGGGGGAAAGGGGAAAGGGATGCGGAGATCCCCCACGAGCCCCGGCGGCGGAGGGCCGGGAGGGGGGAGCTGGCGGTGGGGCTTACCTTGACGGCCTCCtccgaggcggcggcggaggccatGGGGACGGGGGCGCCGGCGAGGGCGAGGGTTTGGAGGTTTGGAGGGTTTGGTTTGGGTGGGAAAGGAATTTGGGAGGGGCGATTTGGGGGAGAGGAAGCAGGAGGGCTTTGatgaggggaggggagaggagaggaggggtgTGGGAAGGGAAGGAAGCGT
This region of Lolium perenne isolate Kyuss_39 chromosome 2, Kyuss_2.0, whole genome shotgun sequence genomic DNA includes:
- the LOC127332843 gene encoding SUMO-activating enzyme subunit 2, which translates into the protein MASAAASEEAVKAAKVLMVGAGGIGCELLKTLALSGFTDIHIIDLDTIEVSNLNRQFLFRKTHVGQSKAHVARDAILKFRPNINIKSYHANVKDSEFNVDFFKQFNVVMNGLDNLDARRHVNRLCLAAEVPLVESGTTGFLGQVTVHVKGKTECYECQPKPVPKSYPVCTITSTPSKFVHCIVWAKDLLFAKLFGDKNQDNDLNVHSKDGSSSNSDVFKRDADEDLDQYARRIYDHVFGYNIEVALENEETWKNRKRPTPIYSREALPEEALKQNGISGDCTKEHEEPSAMASLGLTNPQEIWTLADNSRVFVEAFKLFFQKREKEVGNLIFDKDDQLAVEFVSTAANIRAYSFGIPLHSLFEAKGVAGNIVHAVATTNAIIAGLIVIEAIKVLRGDYKNYRMTFCLEHPTRKMLLMPVDPFEPNKSCYVCSETPLLLDVNTKETKLREVIDKIIKSKLGMNLPLVMIGSTLVFEDGDGLEEDEAANYALNLDKVLAELPAPVINGTKLTVEDFQQELSCSINIKHREEFDEEKEPEGMVLSGWSAPVEKQVNSNGANKSAASSSSAHDTVEDISAKPGMKRKLDEISETKENCGASTSAQVVEDDDDLTMLDEDPKLKKKRSL